A segment of the Centropristis striata isolate RG_2023a ecotype Rhode Island chromosome 15, C.striata_1.0, whole genome shotgun sequence genome:
GATCCTCGTGGGCCTCAGCGCCCGCCTGTCGCGCTGCCGGTGGACTATATTCAACCCGTTCTGCGACAACGCCTCTGTGTTCAAGCTGTCCTGTGAGAGCGTCCTCATCAACAACATCTACGGCCTCGGCTACACCGTGCTGCTGCTGGGCTCGTCCATCGGCAGCGTGACGCTCACCTACCTGAGGATCGCCATCGTGTGTCTGAGCAGCAAGAACGCTTCTCTGAACAGTAAAGCTCTGCAGACCTGCGCCACACACCTGGCAGCCTACATCATCATGTTCACTTCcggcatcatcatcatcctcctgcATCGATTCCCTCAGCTCTCTGACCACAGGAAGCTGGCGTCCATCCTGTTCCACGTGGTCCCACCCGCTATGAACGTTGTTATCTATGGACTGCAGATCAAATCTGTCAGACAAAAAATCTTCATGTTATTTACCAGAAAAACACTGACTCTGACAGAGAAATAATTCCATGACTGTTAATACATTTGTTGCACTTGCTGAAATGTGGAGTGTTGAGGAtcaaattaaaagttattttgcaAAGTACATTTTGCAAGAGATTTCTTTCTGGCAGACAATTCCTTGTTACAACTGAAGATCATTTCTATTAAACTCCCACAGTTACCTGCGGGGTTCCACAGGGATCAATTTTAGGGTCTCTTCCTTTCAGTGCATGTTATCAGGAGACACGGTGTATCTTCATGCTGATGATACACAACTTTTTGTGGCCATATGAAACCGGACCACTTCATTCCCTTTTGAAATGTCTTTTAGATATTAACATGTGGATGGTTCAACCAGGATAAAACTGAAGCACTGCAGCATGTAAGCTAATAAATGTAATCACGTGTCACCTGTCGacttacttttgtgtctttattgtgaaGATTTGAGAGCAAACTTTTCCACATTGCAATGTTTTACTGCaagtaaaaatagaaatttgtgactaaaaaaatattattgagGTTAAAAAACCTTTAGTCTGAAAATCACAATTTGTAGTAACCTTTGGGGTTCCCCAAGGATCCATACTAGGCCCTCTTCTTTTTAATCAATCTATGGTATCAGGAGACacggtgtgtttttatgcagatgatacaCACCTTTAtgtgtagtaaaataaatttatgattaaaattgtattattcaGGATCGAAAACTTATGTTTGCAAATCATAATTCAATCGTACAACAAATCCAGGAATGTTTAATTGCACCTGCATGCTGCTTTTGATTCAGTGattcataaaattattttaaacagaCATGTTGGACTGTTGGGAACTGATTTTAACTGGGTTCCCTTTTATCTTTCTTATAATTGATTATCTTTTCACCAAAGTAACTACGGGGATCACCAAGGATCTCTTGGTTTTAATCAATAAATGTTATCAGGAGAAACAATATCTTGTTATGCTCACGATACACAACTTTATGTGGCCGTGTCTTCTGATGGCACcaattgtttccctttttacatttatttcagatatTAATGTGTGGGTGTCTCCACCAGGACAAAACTTAAATGTTACTAATTAATTCATATTTGAGCACTGCAGCTTCTGTATTGTAAATCTGtaattagccgtgtttccattagggtagagagtggctgctgggaaagtctcagggcacgccctctcaaatggccgctcactcagtgtgtctccattacacAAAAATGCCCCAGAGGGATTTTACGAGACCCCGGAagtgatgtatggttttcgatcatcGCGTAATCGCTCAGTGACAGTTTTAACAGCATGCACAAGTGCGGCCGCTGTCGCTTACTGTGCACAGCGTAGgccacttattgtaaacaaacgagcatactaactgtacacaaagtgtccgccgctgatcataaattGTCCAGTtcatgttgtaaacaaacggaggtcatacatacacactgtactgctacatagCTAACTGTAAAGCCCATTAGCTCCGTGCTACTGTGCACGGCAAACTGCACTATGAAAGAATATCACACCTTCACATGATTACTATGAACGCCCTGaggcgaaaagccggcacagatctttccagcaacaTAGCGGGACACTTGCGGGACCGCACAATGAAAGGGGCTGATGTTTATTGTCGCTTGTGAGGACTCGctactttgccggcttttaaaaatggcgcgtgttgttgtggcgtcgagtactacgtcacatcccgcttctatccaatcagcacgcaggcttttttcaggggagaaaaatggccctgcccttttacagggccaaaaaacggCCGCTAGGGCaagctcacattcaaattaggggcgtttcggcaagggagacccgcctcattccaggtattcgACTATTGTGGAAACGCACCTATTGTTAGCAAATTTGTTGCACTCGTTGAAATGTTTAGTCACGTGTCAAGTTacgttttactttttttgtatttactaTGCAGATTTGAGAGCAAACCTTTCCACACTGCaatcaaaaatgttttactgcaagttgaatacattttagtttaaaaGTAAAGGATCCTGCAGATAGAAACCTTATAGTGAAAGAGTCAAATCTGTTTGTTTAACTTGAAAAAGCAAATACAGGGCGCCaaaggaatgagttcttaaacccagAACgacataaaacactttttttatgtacaaaaaaaaaaaaaaaaaagtctcctccaagaatcgccaccttatcgcggtggaggggtttgtgtgctccagtgatcctgggagctgtgttgtcgggagcaatagctcctggtagggtctcccatggCAAAGTGggcccaggggaggggccagactaagagcgattcaaagaCTCCTATGAAGCGGATCCAAAA
Coding sequences within it:
- the LOC131986733 gene encoding olfactory receptor 52N2-like; amino-acid sequence: MENSTSVTDLLQLEGLKVTSSSSVPVFVLLLLTYIFIMVSNLGLVVLISMDRSLQQPMYLLFCNMSVNDVFGATVIVPHLISDIFVPSAERHIYYIDCVIQAFCAHVHASTCHTVLIIMAFDRYVAICNPLRYATIMTSRMVAALSVAAWVVSLFLVGILVGLSARLSRCRWTIFNPFCDNASVFKLSCESVLINNIYGLGYTVLLLGSSIGSVTLTYLRIAIVCLSSKNASLNSKALQTCATHLAAYIIMFTSGIIIILLHRFPQLSDHRKLASILFHVVPPAMNVVIYGLQIKSVRQKIFMLFTRKTLTLTEK